One genomic window of Chloroflexota bacterium includes the following:
- a CDS encoding ABC transporter permease, producing MTRYILRRLLQAIPTLFGISIVSFIIIQAAPGDPVLMMTFDPRITEETREELRRQLGLDQPLLIQYLRWLERLVLHGDLGRSYITKRPVLDMILERVPATLLLTGTALFLGLVLGVPTGVYAAVRQRGVFDNLTRFFAVIGNAIPAFWLGLILILIFAVKLRWLPTGGMYTLTLDNKFDLLDRIKHLLLPALVLATGWVANLSRYMRTETLEVIRQDYIRTAYAKGLRAHTVWFVHAARNALIPLVTILGPALGGLLAGAVITERVFSWPGMGRLAIDAVFSRDYPVVMGNLIIASVLVVMGNLLSDVLYAVVDPRVRLE from the coding sequence ATGACTCGATACATTCTTCGACGTCTGTTGCAAGCGATCCCGACCCTGTTCGGTATCAGCATCGTCTCCTTCATCATCATTCAGGCGGCGCCGGGCGATCCGGTCCTGATGATGACGTTCGATCCCCGGATCACCGAGGAGACCCGTGAGGAATTGCGCCGGCAGCTGGGGCTGGATCAACCCTTGTTGATCCAGTATCTGCGCTGGCTGGAACGCCTGGTCCTGCACGGAGATCTGGGGCGATCCTACATCACGAAGCGCCCGGTGTTGGATATGATCCTGGAGCGTGTCCCGGCGACGTTGCTGTTGACGGGGACGGCACTCTTCCTGGGGCTCGTCTTAGGAGTCCCCACCGGCGTGTATGCCGCTGTGCGGCAGCGCGGCGTCTTCGATAACCTCACCCGCTTCTTCGCCGTCATCGGCAACGCCATCCCCGCCTTCTGGCTTGGTCTCATCCTCATCCTCATCTTCGCCGTCAAGCTACGCTGGTTGCCGACGGGCGGCATGTACACGCTGACGCTGGACAATAAGTTCGACCTTCTGGATCGGATCAAACACCTTCTGCTCCCCGCCCTGGTGTTGGCCACCGGATGGGTGGCCAACTTGAGCCGTTACATGCGCACGGAGACGCTGGAGGTCATCCGCCAGGATTACATCCGCACAGCCTACGCCAAGGGCTTGCGAGCGCATACCGTCTGGTTCGTCCATGCCGCTCGCAACGCGTTGATCCCCCTGGTCACCATCCTGGGCCCCGCGTTGGGGGGGCTGTTGGCCGGGGCTGTGATCACGGAGCGGGTGTTCTCCTGGCCTGGCATGGGGCGGCTGGCGATCGATGCGGTGTTCTCCCGCGATTATCCGGTCGTGATGGGGAATCTGATCATCGCGTCGGTTCTGGTGGTGATGGGAAACCTGTTATCTGACGTCTTATATGCCGTGGTGGATCCACGGG